The Pantoea sp. At-9b genome includes a window with the following:
- the tesB gene encoding acyl-CoA thioesterase II — translation MSQALHNLLNLLNLEKLEEGLFRGQSEDLGLRQVFGGQVVGQALYAAKQTVPEARIIHSFHSYFLRPGDSHKAIIYDVETLRDGKSFSARRVSAVQNGQPIFYMTASFQAPESGFEHQNSMPQVPAPDNLPSEQDLAHKLAAHLPIKLREKFLSERPLDIRPVQIHNPLKGRVDEPVRQVWVRANGQLPQDRRIHQYLLGYASDLNFLPVALQPHGKGFLEPDMQVATIDHSMWFHRPFDLSEWLLYSVVSTSASGARGFVRGEFFTQDGTLVATTVQEGVMRQRSE, via the coding sequence ATGAGCCAGGCACTGCACAACCTGCTTAATTTGTTGAATCTGGAAAAACTGGAAGAGGGACTTTTTCGCGGTCAGAGCGAAGACCTCGGCCTGCGTCAGGTGTTTGGTGGTCAGGTGGTTGGCCAGGCGCTTTATGCAGCGAAACAGACAGTGCCGGAAGCACGTATCATCCACTCATTCCATAGCTACTTTCTGCGTCCCGGCGATAGTCACAAAGCCATTATCTATGATGTCGAAACGCTGCGTGATGGCAAAAGCTTTAGCGCACGCCGCGTCAGTGCCGTGCAAAATGGGCAGCCGATCTTCTACATGACGGCGTCATTCCAGGCACCGGAAAGCGGGTTTGAGCACCAGAACAGCATGCCGCAAGTGCCTGCCCCGGATAATCTGCCATCGGAACAGGATCTGGCACATAAACTGGCAGCGCATCTGCCCATTAAGCTGCGGGAAAAATTCCTCTCCGAGCGCCCGCTCGATATTCGTCCGGTACAAATTCACAATCCACTGAAAGGTCGGGTTGATGAGCCGGTGCGTCAGGTATGGGTGCGCGCCAACGGTCAGCTACCGCAGGATCGCCGGATTCACCAATATCTGCTCGGCTATGCGTCAGACCTCAACTTCCTGCCCGTGGCGCTCCAGCCGCACGGCAAAGGCTTCCTGGAGCCTGACATGCAGGTCGCAACTATCGACCATTCCATGTGGTTCCACCGTCCGTTCGACTTGTCAGAATGGCTGCTGTACAGCGTCGTTAGCACCTCAGCATCAGGTGCACGCGGTTTTGTGCGCGGGGAGTTTTTTACCCAGGATGGGACACTGGTCGCTACCACGGTGCAGGAAGGGGTGATGCGCCAGCGCAGCGAATAA
- a CDS encoding MGMT family protein yields MSEHDSFPQRVWQIVAAIPPGKVMTYGDVARLAGSPRAARQVGGVLKRLPPGSQLPWHRVLNRHGRISLQGDDLFRQRDALEAEGIEVSDAGEIELARYRWDQD; encoded by the coding sequence ATGAGTGAACACGATAGCTTTCCGCAGCGCGTCTGGCAGATTGTTGCCGCCATTCCCCCCGGTAAAGTGATGACCTATGGTGATGTCGCCCGTCTGGCTGGTTCACCCCGTGCGGCACGTCAGGTCGGCGGGGTACTGAAACGTTTACCTCCCGGCAGCCAGTTACCCTGGCATCGTGTCCTGAACCGCCATGGTCGAATTTCGCTACAGGGCGACGATTTGTTTCGTCAGCGCGATGCGCTGGAAGCCGAAGGGATTGAAGTCAGCGATGCCGGAGAAATAGAGCTGGCACGCTATCGCTGGGACCAGGATTGA
- a CDS encoding metal ABC transporter ATP-binding protein, with product MMRFHHLQAGYQGQRVTPTINGELPSGSMTALIGANGSGKSTLLKTIAGLLTPIAGRCDLEVSRKELGWLPQRTELETRFPITAYELVAMGCWPRCGWFGAINRALRKEIDAALDAVQMRDFADAQPATLSGGQLQRVLFARLMLQRSRLWLLDEPFNGIDSQTVTLLMSILQQQQQAGTTLLVVLHDRPLVERYFQDVLSLDEPTSAHAPLLRRVAS from the coding sequence ATGATGCGTTTTCATCACCTGCAGGCCGGGTATCAGGGACAACGGGTTACGCCAACCATTAATGGCGAACTGCCGTCCGGCAGCATGACAGCGCTGATTGGCGCGAATGGCAGCGGAAAATCCACGCTGCTGAAAACCATCGCCGGTTTACTGACGCCGATTGCTGGTCGTTGCGATCTCGAGGTTTCCCGTAAGGAACTGGGTTGGTTGCCACAACGTACCGAGTTGGAGACGCGTTTTCCCATCACCGCTTATGAGTTGGTGGCGATGGGGTGCTGGCCGCGCTGTGGCTGGTTTGGCGCGATTAATCGTGCGTTGCGCAAAGAGATCGATGCGGCGCTGGATGCGGTACAAATGCGTGATTTTGCCGATGCGCAACCCGCCACCTTGTCGGGGGGGCAATTGCAGCGCGTGTTGTTCGCCCGCCTGATGCTGCAACGCAGTAGATTGTGGCTGCTGGATGAACCCTTTAATGGCATCGACAGCCAAACCGTGACGCTATTGATGTCAATCCTGCAACAACAGCAACAGGCGGGTACCACCTTGTTGGTGGTATTGCACGACCGTCCTTTAGTTGAGCGCTATTTTCAGGATGTCCTGTCACTGGATGAACCCACCTCCGCGCATGCTCCCTTGTTACGGAGGGTGGCATCGTGA
- a CDS encoding YbaY family lipoprotein, with protein MKLWQIISGMTLAVAVAGCADHSKPVATPTLGSAVAGQQAAIAQPNVSGSIYIRQRIALPPDAVLTVTLSDASKSDAPSRVLAQHVVRTEGKQAPFQFVLPFNPADIQPNARILLSAAIAIDGRLAFITDTVKPVINQGGTKVELLLVPTTNVAMPTQPGAATTVPSTSPTQVTPSSSVPAATSM; from the coding sequence ATGAAACTCTGGCAAATCATTAGCGGTATGACGCTGGCTGTGGCGGTAGCAGGGTGCGCAGACCACAGCAAACCGGTGGCAACGCCCACCCTGGGTTCAGCTGTTGCCGGGCAGCAGGCGGCCATTGCGCAGCCGAATGTGAGTGGTTCCATTTATATTCGCCAGCGTATTGCCTTACCGCCGGATGCGGTACTGACGGTCACGTTGTCGGATGCGTCAAAATCCGACGCGCCATCCCGTGTGCTGGCGCAGCATGTGGTGCGTACCGAGGGTAAACAGGCTCCGTTCCAGTTTGTGCTGCCTTTTAATCCGGCAGACATCCAGCCAAACGCGCGGATTCTGTTGAGTGCAGCGATTGCGATTGATGGTCGACTGGCGTTTATCACGGATACGGTGAAACCGGTGATCAATCAGGGTGGAACCAAGGTCGAGTTGTTACTGGTGCCGACCACCAATGTGGCGATGCCAACGCAGCCAGGTGCGGCAACCACCGTGCCGTCAACCTCGCCGACGCAGGTGACACCGTCGTCTTCAGTGCCTGCTGCAACCAGTATGTAA
- a CDS encoding SmdB family multidrug efflux ABC transporter permease/ATP-binding protein yields the protein MAKSVRLWPTLKRLLAYGKPWRKSLWLAVGMLWLAAAAEVTGPVLISYFIDHLVAKHQMPWGIVVGLVVSFILLQLLAAGLHYFQALLFNRAAIGVVQKLRSDVMNAALRQPLSAFDTQPVGQIISRVTNDTEVIRDLYVTVVATVLRSAALVGAMLVAMFALDWRMALVAIVIFPLVLTVMLIYQRYSTPIARRVRSYLADINNGFNEVINGMSVIQQFRQQARFGERMAEASRSHYLARMETLRLDGFLLRPLLSLFSALILCGLLMLFSFATPGVFEVGVLYAFITYLGRLNEPLIELTTQQSMLQQAVVSGERIFELMDATQQDYGSDNRPLASGRISLRDVSFAYRADRDVLSQINLDVPPRGFIALVGHTGSGKSTLANLLMGYYPVTRGSIELDGRPLPQLTHQALRQGVAMVQQDPVVLADTLLANVRLGRDIPEQAVWQALETVQLASLVRAMPDGIHTRLGEQGNNLSVGQKQLLALARVLVSLPQILILDEATANIDSGTEQAIQHALRALRQHSTLVVIAHRLSTITEAEQILVLHRGQVAERGTHSELLAQQGRYWQMYQLQQAGDELAAGIPLTAEG from the coding sequence GTGGCTAAATCTGTGCGCCTGTGGCCGACGTTGAAACGTTTACTGGCTTACGGCAAACCCTGGCGTAAATCGTTGTGGCTGGCGGTGGGCATGCTATGGCTGGCGGCGGCAGCCGAAGTCACCGGGCCGGTATTGATCAGTTATTTTATTGATCATCTGGTGGCGAAGCACCAGATGCCGTGGGGCATTGTCGTCGGGTTGGTGGTCAGCTTCATTCTGCTGCAACTACTGGCGGCGGGCCTGCACTATTTTCAGGCGTTGCTGTTTAATCGCGCGGCGATCGGCGTGGTACAAAAATTACGTTCTGATGTGATGAATGCGGCGTTGCGGCAACCATTGAGTGCTTTCGATACCCAACCGGTCGGGCAGATCATCTCACGCGTGACCAACGATACCGAGGTGATCCGCGATCTGTACGTCACGGTGGTGGCAACGGTGTTGCGCAGTGCCGCGCTGGTTGGGGCGATGCTGGTGGCGATGTTTGCGCTCGACTGGCGCATGGCGCTGGTGGCAATCGTGATTTTCCCGCTGGTGCTAACGGTGATGTTGATTTATCAGCGCTACAGCACACCGATAGCGCGCCGGGTGCGGAGCTACCTGGCCGATATCAATAACGGCTTCAATGAAGTGATTAACGGCATGAGCGTTATCCAGCAGTTTCGCCAGCAGGCGCGCTTTGGTGAGCGCATGGCGGAGGCCAGCCGTTCACACTATCTGGCTCGAATGGAGACGCTGCGCCTGGATGGCTTCCTGCTGCGCCCGCTACTGAGTTTGTTCTCTGCACTGATTTTGTGCGGCCTGCTGATGCTGTTCAGTTTCGCCACTCCCGGCGTCTTTGAGGTGGGGGTGCTGTATGCCTTTATCACTTACCTCGGGCGTCTGAATGAGCCGTTGATTGAACTCACCACCCAGCAATCGATGCTGCAACAGGCGGTAGTATCGGGTGAGCGTATTTTTGAGTTAATGGATGCGACCCAGCAGGATTACGGCAGCGACAATCGGCCACTGGCCTCCGGGCGTATTTCCCTGCGTGACGTCAGTTTTGCCTATCGTGCCGATCGTGACGTGTTAAGCCAGATCAATCTGGACGTGCCGCCACGTGGATTTATTGCGTTGGTCGGTCATACCGGCAGTGGCAAGAGTACGCTGGCAAACCTGCTGATGGGCTACTACCCGGTGACGCGCGGCAGTATCGAGCTGGATGGGCGTCCGCTGCCACAGTTGACGCATCAGGCGTTACGTCAGGGGGTGGCGATGGTGCAGCAGGACCCGGTGGTGCTGGCGGATACCTTACTCGCCAACGTCCGCCTCGGACGCGACATCCCCGAGCAGGCGGTGTGGCAGGCGCTGGAAACGGTGCAGCTTGCGTCTCTGGTCCGCGCGATGCCGGACGGTATTCACACCCGGCTGGGCGAGCAGGGCAACAATCTGTCGGTCGGTCAGAAGCAGCTGCTGGCGTTGGCACGGGTGTTGGTATCATTACCGCAGATTCTGATCCTCGATGAAGCCACGGCCAATATCGACTCCGGTACGGAACAGGCGATTCAACACGCGCTGCGCGCCTTACGCCAGCACAGCACGCTGGTGGTGATTGCGCATCGCCTCTCCACCATTACCGAAGCGGAGCAGATTTTGGTGCTGCACCGCGGGCAGGTTGCCGAGCGCGGTACGCACAGTGAATTGCTGGCGCAGCAGGGACGTTACTGGCAAATGTACCAGTTGCAACAGGCTGGCGATGAACTCGCGGCGGGCATTCCCTTAACGGCTGAAGGGTGA
- the amtB gene encoding ammonium transporter AmtB: protein MNKMMTKLGLTSLALLPSLAMAAAPAVADKADNAFMMICTALVLFMSIPGIALFYGGLIRGKNVLSMLTQVAVTFSLVCVLWMIYGYSLAFSEGNAFFGSFQWAMLKNIELKALMGTFYQYIHVAFQASFACITVGLIVGSIAERIRFSAVLIFVAVWLTLAYLPIAHMVWAGGLLASDGALDFAGGTVVHINAAVAGLVGAYLVGKRAGFGKEAFKPHNLPMVFTGTAILYVGWFGFNAGSASAANEIAALAFLNTVIATAGAVLSWTFGEWALRGKPSLLGASSGFIAGLVAITPACGYVGVGGALIIGLVGGLAGLWGVTTLKKWLRVDDPCDVFGVHGVCGIVGCILTGVFASSSLGGVGYAEGVTMGHQVWIQLFSVGVTIVWSGVVAFIGFKLADMIVGLRVPEDQEREGLDVNSHGENAYNQ, encoded by the coding sequence ATGAATAAAATGATGACGAAGTTAGGCCTGACCAGCCTGGCGCTGTTACCGTCTCTGGCCATGGCGGCAGCTCCTGCCGTTGCGGATAAAGCCGATAACGCGTTTATGATGATCTGCACCGCACTGGTGCTGTTCATGTCAATTCCGGGTATTGCCCTGTTTTACGGCGGTCTGATCCGCGGTAAAAACGTGCTGTCCATGCTGACTCAGGTGGCGGTCACCTTCTCCCTGGTCTGCGTACTGTGGATGATCTACGGTTATTCGCTGGCCTTCAGCGAAGGCAATGCCTTCTTCGGTAGCTTCCAGTGGGCGATGCTGAAAAACATCGAGCTGAAAGCGCTGATGGGAACTTTCTATCAATACATCCACGTGGCGTTCCAGGCTTCGTTTGCTTGTATCACCGTGGGCCTGATTGTCGGTTCAATTGCTGAACGTATCCGTTTCTCTGCGGTGCTGATTTTCGTTGCAGTATGGCTGACACTGGCTTACCTGCCGATTGCGCACATGGTCTGGGCTGGCGGTCTGCTGGCATCTGACGGCGCGCTGGACTTCGCTGGCGGTACGGTTGTACACATCAACGCCGCGGTTGCAGGTCTGGTGGGTGCTTACCTGGTGGGCAAACGTGCTGGCTTTGGTAAAGAAGCCTTCAAACCGCACAACCTGCCGATGGTGTTCACCGGTACAGCCATCCTGTACGTGGGCTGGTTCGGCTTCAACGCCGGTTCTGCTTCTGCTGCTAACGAAATCGCTGCCCTGGCGTTCCTGAACACCGTGATTGCCACCGCGGGTGCGGTACTGTCCTGGACCTTCGGTGAGTGGGCGCTGCGTGGCAAGCCTTCTCTGCTGGGTGCCTCTTCAGGCTTCATCGCTGGTCTGGTTGCTATCACCCCGGCGTGTGGTTATGTCGGTGTCGGTGGTGCGCTGATTATCGGTCTGGTCGGTGGTTTGGCTGGCCTGTGGGGTGTGACCACCCTGAAGAAATGGCTGCGTGTTGATGACCCGTGTGATGTGTTCGGTGTGCACGGCGTGTGCGGCATCGTGGGTTGTATCCTGACCGGTGTGTTCGCGTCCTCTTCACTGGGTGGCGTAGGTTATGCTGAAGGCGTGACCATGGGCCATCAGGTGTGGATCCAGCTGTTCAGCGTCGGTGTCACCATCGTCTGGTCTGGTGTGGTTGCCTTCATTGGCTTCAAACTGGCCGATATGATTGTTGGCCTGCGTGTTCCAGAAGATCAGGAACGTGAAGGTCTGGATGTGAACAGCCACGGCGAGAATGCTTACAACCAGTAA
- a CDS encoding SmdA family multidrug ABC transporter permease/ATP-binding protein — MRLFSQLSWYFLREWRRYLGAVTLLIIIALLQLLPPHLVGVIVDGVTQHTLSTGRLMMWIGVMLVTAVVVYLLRYVWRVLLFGASYQLAVKLREDFYRQLSRQHPAFYLRHRTGDLIARATNDVDRVVFAAGEGVLTLVDSLVMGCVVLVVMSIQISWQLTLLALVPMPIMALIIHRYGNQLHDRFKLAQAAFSSLNDQTQESLTSIRMIKAFGLEDHQSQQFAAIARDTGEKNLRVARVDARFDPTIYIAIGFSNLLAIGGGSWMVWHGSLTLGQLTSFVMYLGLMIWPMLALAWMFNIVERGSAAWSRIRALLAEAPAVEDGQKILPPEAGNLQVAIREFRYPASAGVALSHVNFQLKPGQMLGLCGPTGCGKSTLLSLLQRHFDLEQGDIRYHNTPLSHLRIDSWRSRLAVVSQTPFLFSDTVANNLALGRPNASQQEIERVAKMACVHEDILRLPQGYETEVGERGVMLSGGQKQRIAIARALLLNAEILILDDALSAVDGRTEHDILHNLRQWGQGRTLIISAHRLSALTEASEILVLQQGQVMQRGDHDELVAQSGWYRDMYRYQQLEAALDEDEITEGASRG, encoded by the coding sequence GTGCGATTATTCAGCCAGTTAAGTTGGTATTTTCTGCGCGAGTGGCGGCGATATCTGGGCGCGGTCACTCTGCTCATCATCATTGCGCTTCTGCAATTGCTGCCACCGCATCTGGTGGGGGTGATTGTTGATGGCGTTACCCAACATACCTTGAGCACCGGGCGACTGATGATGTGGATCGGCGTGATGCTGGTCACCGCCGTGGTGGTGTATCTGCTGCGCTATGTCTGGCGCGTGCTGTTGTTTGGTGCCTCTTACCAACTGGCGGTGAAATTGCGTGAAGACTTTTACCGCCAACTGAGTCGCCAACATCCGGCGTTTTATCTGCGCCATCGCACCGGTGATCTGATCGCCCGTGCGACCAATGATGTTGACCGCGTAGTGTTTGCTGCCGGGGAAGGGGTGCTGACGCTGGTGGATTCGCTGGTGATGGGCTGTGTGGTGCTGGTGGTAATGAGCATACAAATTAGCTGGCAGCTGACGTTACTGGCGCTGGTGCCGATGCCGATTATGGCGCTGATTATCCATCGCTACGGCAATCAACTGCATGACCGTTTCAAACTGGCACAGGCGGCGTTCTCCAGCCTCAATGATCAAACGCAGGAGAGCCTGACCAGTATCCGCATGATCAAAGCCTTTGGTCTGGAAGATCATCAGTCACAGCAGTTTGCGGCCATCGCACGTGACACTGGCGAGAAGAACCTGCGCGTAGCGCGCGTGGATGCGCGTTTTGATCCCACGATCTATATCGCGATTGGTTTTTCTAACCTGCTGGCGATCGGCGGCGGCAGCTGGATGGTGTGGCACGGCAGCCTGACGTTAGGGCAGCTCACCAGCTTTGTGATGTACCTCGGATTGATGATTTGGCCGATGCTGGCGCTGGCGTGGATGTTCAATATCGTCGAGCGTGGCAGTGCCGCCTGGAGCCGCATCCGTGCCCTGTTGGCGGAAGCCCCGGCGGTGGAAGATGGGCAAAAAATTCTGCCGCCGGAGGCGGGGAATTTACAGGTGGCAATCCGCGAGTTTCGCTATCCGGCGAGTGCCGGTGTGGCGCTCAGCCATGTCAATTTCCAGCTCAAACCAGGCCAGATGCTGGGATTATGCGGCCCTACCGGCTGTGGCAAAAGTACGCTGTTGAGTTTGCTTCAGCGCCATTTTGACCTGGAGCAGGGCGACATTCGCTATCACAACACACCGCTGTCGCACCTGCGCATCGATAGCTGGCGCAGCCGCCTGGCGGTGGTGAGTCAGACGCCATTCCTGTTTTCCGACACGGTGGCGAATAACCTCGCATTGGGTCGACCAAATGCCAGCCAGCAGGAGATTGAGCGGGTGGCAAAGATGGCCTGCGTTCATGAGGATATCCTGCGCTTACCGCAAGGTTATGAAACCGAGGTGGGAGAGCGGGGCGTGATGTTATCAGGCGGACAAAAGCAACGTATTGCTATCGCGCGCGCGTTGTTGCTGAATGCCGAGATCCTGATTCTGGATGACGCCTTATCAGCGGTAGATGGACGTACCGAGCACGATATTCTGCACAACCTGCGGCAATGGGGTCAGGGTCGCACCCTGATTATCAGTGCGCATCGTCTGTCGGCGTTGACCGAAGCCAGCGAGATTCTGGTGTTGCAGCAAGGTCAGGTGATGCAGCGTGGTGACCACGATGAACTGGTCGCGCAAAGTGGCTGGTATCGCGATATGTACCGTTATCAGCAGTTGGAAGCGGCGCTGGACGAGGATGAGATCACCGAAGGAGCGAGTCGTGGCTAA
- the tomB gene encoding Hha toxicity modulator TomB, with protein MDEYSPKRHDIAQLKFLCENLFDESMATLTDSHHGWVNDPTSESNLQLNDLIEHIASFTMNYKIKHVEDTALITQIDEYLDDTFMLFSSYGINTQDLQRWQRSARRLFNLFAEECAFLQQPSHSF; from the coding sequence ATGGACGAATACTCACCGAAACGGCATGATATTGCCCAGCTTAAATTTCTGTGTGAGAACCTGTTTGACGAAAGTATGGCAACCTTAACTGACAGTCATCATGGCTGGGTTAATGATCCTACCTCGGAAAGCAATTTACAGCTCAACGATTTGATTGAGCATATCGCGTCTTTCACGATGAATTACAAAATTAAGCATGTTGAAGATACAGCACTGATTACGCAAATCGATGAATATCTTGACGATACCTTTATGCTGTTTAGCAGCTACGGAATCAATACTCAGGATCTTCAACGTTGGCAACGTTCAGCACGACGCTTATTTAACCTGTTTGCCGAAGAGTGCGCTTTTCTACAGCAACCCAGCCATTCCTTTTAG
- a CDS encoding HHA domain-containing protein, which yields MSNQALTKTDYLMRLRRCRSIDTLERVIEKNKYELSDDELAVFYSAADHRLAELTMNKLYDKVPGSVWKFVR from the coding sequence ATGAGCAATCAAGCCTTAACCAAAACCGATTATTTGATGCGACTGCGCCGCTGTCGCTCAATCGATACCCTTGAGCGGGTGATTGAGAAAAACAAGTATGAATTGTCCGATGACGAGTTAGCGGTATTCTACTCTGCTGCCGATCACCGCCTTGCAGAGCTGACGATGAATAAGCTCTACGATAAAGTGCCCGGTTCTGTCTGGAAGTTCGTCCGCTAA
- the glnK gene encoding P-II family nitrogen regulator, with protein MKLVTVVIKPFKLEDVREALSSIGIQGLTVTEVKGFGRQKGHAELYRGAEYSVNFLPKVKIDIAIADDQLDEVVDVISKAAYTGKIGDGKIFVAELQRVIRIRTGETDEAAL; from the coding sequence ATGAAGCTGGTTACCGTGGTAATCAAACCATTTAAGCTGGAGGACGTGCGTGAAGCCTTATCCTCTATTGGCATTCAGGGACTGACAGTTACCGAAGTGAAGGGTTTCGGTCGCCAGAAAGGTCACGCAGAGCTTTATCGCGGTGCCGAGTACAGCGTGAACTTCCTGCCAAAAGTAAAAATTGATATCGCCATTGCTGATGATCAGCTCGACGAAGTTGTGGATGTGATCAGCAAAGCTGCTTACACCGGCAAAATTGGCGACGGCAAAATTTTCGTTGCGGAACTGCAACGCGTTATCCGTATTCGTACTGGCGAGACCGACGAAGCAGCACTGTAA